One genomic segment of Hymenobacter psoromatis includes these proteins:
- a CDS encoding nucleotidyltransferase family protein, producing the protein MQSVQTKAEVIERLQQQGAQLRALGVARLGLFGSFARDEAGPESDVDLLVDFQEGRKTFEGFFAVIDFLEELLGREVELLTRPGLSKYIGPHILKTTEYVLPVAA; encoded by the coding sequence ATGCAATCTGTTCAAACTAAAGCCGAAGTAATCGAGCGCCTGCAGCAGCAGGGGGCGCAATTGCGGGCGCTGGGCGTGGCGCGGCTGGGCTTGTTCGGCTCGTTCGCGCGCGATGAGGCCGGGCCGGAGAGTGACGTAGACTTGCTCGTGGATTTTCAGGAAGGACGCAAGACGTTTGAAGGCTTCTTCGCGGTGATTGACTTTTTGGAAGAGTTACTCGGGCGCGAAGTGGAGTTGCTGACCCGGCCGGGGTTGTCGAAATACATCGGGCCGCATATTTTAAAGACGACCGAATATGTCCTCCCCGTTGCCGCTTGA
- a CDS encoding DUF86 domain-containing protein — protein sequence MQFLQRCRAKLPDLVALVTDEVMSRAIVKSIEIIGEATKNLPTDWRDAYPEIQWRNIARMRDKLTHHYFDTDFEFVWIVLQKLIDPLGETVARMLEKLSGMRDE from the coding sequence GTGCAGTTTTTGCAAAGGTGTCGAGCAAAACTGCCCGACTTGGTTGCGTTGGTAACCGATGAAGTCATGAGCCGAGCCATCGTGAAAAGCATCGAAATCATTGGTGAAGCCACTAAAAACCTGCCAACCGACTGGCGGGATGCTTACCCGGAAATACAGTGGCGCAACATTGCCCGGATGCGCGACAAACTGACGCACCATTACTTCGATACAGACTTCGAGTTTGTATGGATAGTGCTTCAAAAGCTGATTGACCCGCTGGGTGAAACCGTGGCGCGGATGCTGGAAAAATTGTCGGGAATGAGGGACGAGTAA
- a CDS encoding DUF433 domain-containing protein: MDTAAITAYIELNPQVRFGKPVVKGTRTTVAEVLEMLANGMSAADIEEDFPAVGAAQVRACLLYAACRENIVLQATA, encoded by the coding sequence ATGGACACCGCCGCTATCACCGCTTACATTGAGTTGAATCCGCAGGTGCGCTTTGGCAAGCCGGTGGTGAAGGGCACGCGCACGACGGTGGCCGAGGTGCTGGAGATGCTGGCCAACGGCATGAGCGCGGCCGATATCGAGGAGGACTTCCCGGCCGTTGGGGCGGCGCAGGTGCGGGCTTGCTTGCTGTATGCGGCCTGCCGGGAAAACATTGTGTTGCAAGCAACTGCTTGA
- a CDS encoding DUF294 nucleotidyltransferase-like domain-containing protein: METRLAFLRTVRPFDLLPPEVLEEVAALLQEVTHPREAVIYRQGETKLRGVDLIIEGGYDTFFFDGQQARRLPETYGPGECYGGVSVLLNKKRSLRTVQARAGTRVYFLHRHAFRELCLGYEAFFHYFTNRYGRLMLDAEYAELVHPGPQAPQNFIAADELFSRRMGGVELRPVLACPGPTPTHEVARRMAKARSSCYFVLDEKEEKIAGYVTDITLRDKVVAGLGDARLPISTYLDAPTRSVSSEAFVYEALLLMFRTKTRYLLVEGAPGEYLGFISRNKLLAEQAQSPFLFIQGVKQAVSLRELRRNWQKVPDIVFQLLERGVKSEIVNQVITTVADTIALKVIEDVIKELGPPPARFVFIVLGSEGRQEQTLLTDQDNAIIYEDKANEQRELVRDYFLRFATEVSDRLNEIGFSFCDGGFMAKNPKWTHSLSHWKRNYTEWLHESNPENVMRFAAFFDIRFLYGEADILEELHDFLDTELQKPLDRFLHYMATNAVQYEPPLTFFNNIRTFAVGEQQVVNLKKIMSPIVDAVRVFALKNRVFATNTGQRLAALRQLGVFTEKEYQELLQSYYYLMGMRLKKQATQMMHDKLPPDNYLDPKKLTKVERVTLKEIFKVIADFQLKIKVNFAKMLS, encoded by the coding sequence ATGGAAACCCGCCTGGCTTTTCTGCGCACCGTGCGGCCCTTCGACCTCCTACCCCCCGAAGTGCTGGAGGAGGTAGCCGCGCTACTGCAAGAGGTGACGCACCCGCGCGAGGCCGTCATCTACCGCCAGGGTGAAACCAAGCTGCGGGGCGTGGATTTAATAATTGAGGGCGGCTACGACACGTTTTTTTTTGATGGCCAGCAGGCGCGGCGGCTACCCGAAACCTACGGCCCCGGCGAGTGCTACGGCGGCGTGTCGGTGCTACTCAATAAAAAGCGCTCGCTGCGCACGGTGCAGGCGCGAGCCGGCACGCGGGTGTACTTTTTGCACCGGCACGCTTTTCGGGAGCTGTGCCTGGGCTACGAAGCATTTTTTCACTACTTTACCAATCGCTACGGCCGGCTGATGCTCGATGCCGAGTACGCCGAGCTGGTGCACCCCGGCCCGCAGGCCCCCCAGAATTTCATTGCCGCCGACGAGCTGTTCTCGCGCCGCATGGGCGGCGTGGAGCTGCGCCCCGTGCTGGCCTGCCCCGGCCCTACCCCCACCCACGAGGTGGCCCGGCGCATGGCCAAGGCGCGCAGCAGCTGCTACTTCGTGCTCGATGAAAAGGAGGAAAAAATAGCCGGCTACGTCACCGACATCACCCTGCGCGACAAGGTGGTGGCGGGCCTCGGCGATGCGCGCCTCCCCATCAGCACCTACCTCGATGCCCCTACCCGCTCGGTGAGCAGCGAAGCCTTTGTGTATGAGGCACTTTTGCTAATGTTTCGGACCAAGACGCGCTACCTGCTGGTGGAGGGCGCGCCGGGCGAGTACCTGGGCTTCATCTCGCGCAATAAGCTGCTGGCCGAGCAGGCGCAGTCGCCGTTTTTGTTTATTCAGGGCGTGAAGCAGGCCGTGTCCTTGCGCGAGCTGCGGCGCAACTGGCAGAAGGTGCCCGACATCGTGTTTCAGCTGCTGGAGCGCGGCGTGAAATCCGAAATCGTGAACCAGGTTATCACGACCGTGGCCGATACCATCGCCCTCAAAGTCATCGAGGACGTGATAAAGGAGCTGGGGCCACCGCCGGCGCGGTTCGTGTTCATCGTGCTCGGCTCGGAGGGTAGGCAGGAGCAAACCCTGCTCACAGACCAGGACAACGCCATTATTTACGAGGACAAGGCCAATGAGCAGCGCGAGCTGGTACGCGACTATTTCCTGCGCTTCGCCACCGAGGTATCGGACCGCCTCAACGAAATCGGCTTCAGCTTCTGCGACGGCGGCTTCATGGCCAAAAACCCGAAGTGGACCCACTCGCTTTCGCACTGGAAGCGCAACTATACGGAGTGGCTGCACGAGTCGAACCCCGAAAACGTGATGCGCTTCGCCGCCTTTTTCGACATCCGCTTCCTCTACGGCGAGGCCGATATCTTGGAAGAACTGCACGATTTTCTGGACACGGAGCTGCAAAAGCCGCTCGACCGTTTCCTGCACTACATGGCCACCAACGCCGTGCAGTACGAGCCGCCGCTCACGTTTTTCAACAACATCCGCACCTTCGCCGTGGGCGAGCAGCAGGTGGTGAATCTGAAGAAAATCATGTCGCCCATCGTGGACGCAGTGCGGGTTTTTGCCCTCAAAAACCGCGTCTTCGCCACCAACACCGGCCAGCGCCTGGCGGCCCTGCGCCAGCTCGGGGTTTTTACCGAAAAGGAGTACCAGGAGCTGCTGCAATCGTACTACTACCTCATGGGTATGCGCCTCAAAAAGCAGGCTACCCAGATGATGCACGACAAGCTACCCCCCGACAACTACCTGGACCCCAAAAAACTAACTAAAGTAGAGCGCGTCACGCTAAAGGAAATTTTCAAGGTCATCGCCGATTTTCAGTTGAAAATCAAGGTGAATTTTGCCAAGATGCTGAGCTGA
- a CDS encoding family 43 glycosylhydrolase: MKTALLLLAALLAGSSFARAQAPADSSVLRLWHHPDKPFNAAGNGNPLLPGYYADPTIVEDKGTYYIYATSDLTYWNGINRMAAWTSTDFVNWQCQYLNWPTKAQCGSSTSQTAGVWAPSVVKAPNGKFYMYVSVGEEIWVGVADALLGPWRNARADGQPLVRHKAFFFVETIDAECFIDDDGQAYLYWGSSHSDFDIEGRCLAVKLKPDMITFDGEPRDVTPPHYFEAPYLHKRDGQYYFSYSWGHTWDKTYQVRYSTGPTPFGPWTEGMMRPILGTNTSDATIFSTGHHTLLRRGVDTYIIYHRFNTVNEYKISAKLRQVAVDKLLYNPDGSIQRVVTTHVGVGPLGPVPPRRNLAYRAPTTSSGDLDPKTKASYATDENNGTPWIGKPGPTARLTVDLGTAKSVKEVAIYPEYPIYTYQFEVLTSNDNRTWTSAGRQTSTPAVASPLTVALPPTKARYVRVQLTQRTGGPRAGVWEVKVY, from the coding sequence ATGAAAACCGCCCTTCTCTTACTGGCCGCGCTGCTGGCCGGCTCCTCCTTCGCCCGCGCCCAGGCGCCGGCCGACTCGTCGGTACTGCGGCTCTGGCACCACCCCGATAAGCCCTTCAACGCCGCTGGCAACGGCAACCCGCTGCTGCCTGGCTACTACGCCGACCCCACCATTGTTGAGGATAAAGGCACCTATTATATCTACGCCACCAGCGACCTGACCTACTGGAACGGCATCAACCGGATGGCGGCCTGGACCTCCACCGACTTTGTGAACTGGCAGTGCCAGTACCTCAACTGGCCCACCAAGGCGCAGTGCGGCAGCTCGACCTCCCAAACGGCCGGCGTGTGGGCACCCAGCGTGGTAAAAGCGCCCAACGGCAAGTTCTACATGTACGTGTCGGTGGGCGAGGAAATCTGGGTGGGCGTAGCCGACGCGCTGCTCGGCCCTTGGCGCAACGCCCGCGCCGATGGCCAGCCGCTCGTTCGGCACAAGGCATTCTTCTTCGTCGAAACTATTGATGCCGAGTGCTTTATTGACGACGATGGCCAAGCGTATTTGTACTGGGGCTCGTCGCACTCCGATTTCGATATCGAAGGCCGCTGCCTGGCCGTGAAGCTCAAGCCCGACATGATAACCTTCGACGGAGAGCCGCGCGACGTGACGCCGCCGCACTATTTTGAAGCGCCCTACCTGCACAAGCGCGATGGGCAATACTACTTTTCCTACTCCTGGGGCCACACCTGGGACAAGACGTATCAGGTGCGTTATTCTACAGGCCCTACCCCCTTCGGCCCCTGGACCGAGGGCATGATGCGCCCCATCCTGGGCACCAATACCAGCGATGCCACCATCTTCTCGACCGGCCACCACACGCTGCTGCGCAGGGGTGTCGATACGTACATCATCTACCACCGCTTCAACACGGTGAACGAGTACAAAATATCGGCCAAGCTGCGCCAGGTGGCCGTCGATAAGCTCCTCTATAATCCCGATGGCTCCATTCAGCGCGTGGTAACTACGCACGTAGGCGTAGGGCCACTGGGGCCGGTACCGCCGCGCAGAAACCTGGCCTACCGCGCCCCCACTACCAGCTCCGGCGACCTCGACCCCAAAACCAAGGCCAGCTACGCCACCGACGAAAACAACGGCACGCCCTGGATTGGCAAGCCCGGCCCCACCGCCCGGCTCACCGTGGACCTGGGCACCGCCAAGTCGGTGAAGGAAGTCGCCATCTACCCCGAATACCCCATTTATACCTATCAGTTTGAGGTGCTTACCTCCAATGATAACCGCACCTGGACTTCGGCCGGCCGCCAGACGAGCACGCCAGCCGTGGCCTCGCCGCTCACCGTGGCCCTACCCCCCACCAAAGCCCGATACGTGCGCGTGCAGCTGACGCAGCGCACGGGCGGGCCGCGGGCGGGCGTGTGGGAGGTGAAGGTGTATTAG
- a CDS encoding GH92 family glycosyl hydrolase — translation MTTPACSYPTQLIGHQHYIIKLLMACLLALLLLPRLAPAQARRKGPGPAATKAAAKQPVDYVNVFTGTSNSRWALFPGPTVPFGMVKLSPDNQGQVWTAGYEYTVSSISGFSHLHAFGLSGLSVMPATGHLENLNQTKTYPGEPDGPFGTMWTAGYRSRFDKRTEHAAPGYYGVELLDARTKAELTATTRTGWLRFTFPETGNRQGDENTSGPARILFDFDFPTEEQVAIQKVQVRQVSPTELEGSIQQKSGYPDQYTVYFVTQFSKAADSLSSWQTPPYTGTATTYGTAFRNPATIHNNIKAFEGKDDCGVWLSFHTKAGEQVVMKSGISFVSVAQARLNLETETKSYGFNFDAVAAAGRREWNELLGRVEVTGGSEAHKETFYTNLYRAYTGRAIMSDVNGQYTDACEKTQQLTAPADAAYSSDSFWGTQWNLTPLMTLLTPAKANSWVNSFLALYDSGGWIPDAPVGLEYSAVMGAQHHKALIVSAYQKGIRDFDVNKAWAATRHDLTTPGQAGPCGGYVGNRQLGPYLQYGYVPDEDGASSNTLEYAYDDYVAGQFAEALGKTDDQAYFAKRALSYKNQFDPQTGYMRRRHRDGSWVSPVNIHKFGTVGDWNSAGWMEGTAWIYSFFVPQNVPELVRMVGPERFNQRLEEGFAKGYVDLSNQPNLQAPFLFNYSGKPWLTQKYTRYVLNKFYNNSPLSGWVGEEDEGQLSSFYVLLAMGLFEMDGGTAVRPTYDLSSPLFDRVVLHLDKKYYGGHTFTIEAKDNSETNVYIQSATLNGQPLNRPLLAHADLVKGGTLVLQMGPQPNMGWGVGR, via the coding sequence ATGACTACACCGGCCTGCTCCTACCCTACTCAGCTTATTGGCCATCAGCATTATATTATTAAGCTGTTAATGGCTTGCCTGTTGGCTTTGCTGCTATTGCCGCGGCTGGCCCCGGCCCAGGCACGGCGGAAGGGGCCGGGGCCAGCCGCCACTAAGGCAGCCGCCAAGCAGCCAGTTGATTACGTCAACGTATTCACGGGCACTTCCAACTCGCGCTGGGCGCTGTTTCCGGGGCCGACGGTGCCGTTTGGTATGGTCAAGCTGAGTCCTGATAACCAGGGGCAGGTGTGGACGGCCGGCTACGAGTACACCGTGAGCAGCATTTCGGGCTTCAGCCACCTGCACGCCTTCGGCCTGAGCGGCCTGAGCGTGATGCCCGCCACCGGCCATTTGGAGAATCTCAACCAAACCAAAACCTACCCCGGCGAGCCCGACGGCCCCTTCGGCACGATGTGGACCGCCGGCTACCGCTCGCGCTTCGACAAGCGCACCGAGCACGCCGCGCCCGGCTACTACGGTGTAGAATTGCTTGACGCCCGCACCAAAGCCGAGCTCACGGCCACCACCCGCACCGGCTGGCTGCGCTTCACCTTCCCCGAAACCGGCAACCGCCAAGGCGACGAAAACACCAGCGGCCCGGCCCGCATTCTGTTCGATTTTGACTTCCCGACCGAGGAGCAGGTGGCCATCCAGAAGGTGCAGGTGCGCCAGGTAAGCCCCACAGAATTAGAAGGTTCTATTCAGCAGAAGAGCGGCTACCCCGACCAGTACACGGTGTACTTCGTAACGCAATTCAGCAAAGCCGCCGACAGCCTCAGCAGCTGGCAGACGCCGCCCTACACGGGCACGGCTACCACCTACGGCACCGCGTTTCGCAACCCGGCCACCATCCACAACAATATCAAGGCATTTGAGGGCAAAGACGACTGCGGCGTGTGGCTCTCCTTCCATACCAAAGCGGGCGAGCAGGTGGTGATGAAGTCGGGTATTTCCTTCGTGAGCGTGGCCCAGGCGCGGCTTAATCTGGAGACCGAAACCAAGTCCTACGGCTTCAATTTCGATGCCGTGGCCGCCGCCGGCCGCCGCGAGTGGAACGAGCTGCTGGGCCGCGTGGAGGTGACGGGCGGGAGCGAGGCGCACAAGGAAACCTTCTACACCAACCTCTACCGCGCCTACACCGGCCGCGCCATTATGAGCGACGTGAACGGGCAGTACACCGATGCCTGCGAGAAAACCCAGCAGCTGACGGCCCCCGCCGATGCCGCCTACAGCAGCGACTCGTTCTGGGGCACGCAGTGGAACCTGACGCCGCTGATGACCCTGCTCACGCCCGCCAAGGCCAATTCCTGGGTCAATTCTTTCCTGGCGCTCTACGACTCGGGCGGCTGGATTCCCGATGCGCCGGTGGGCCTGGAGTATTCGGCCGTGATGGGCGCGCAGCACCACAAAGCCCTGATAGTAAGTGCCTACCAGAAAGGCATCCGCGATTTTGACGTGAATAAAGCCTGGGCCGCTACCAGGCACGACCTCACCACGCCCGGCCAGGCCGGCCCGTGCGGGGGCTACGTGGGCAACCGCCAGCTCGGCCCGTACTTGCAATATGGCTACGTGCCCGACGAGGACGGGGCTTCGTCCAACACCCTCGAATATGCCTACGACGACTACGTGGCCGGGCAGTTTGCCGAGGCCCTGGGCAAAACTGACGACCAGGCATATTTTGCCAAGCGGGCGCTGTCCTACAAAAACCAGTTCGACCCGCAGACTGGCTACATGCGCCGCCGCCACCGCGATGGCAGTTGGGTTTCCCCAGTCAACATCCACAAATTTGGCACGGTAGGCGACTGGAACTCGGCGGGCTGGATGGAGGGCACGGCCTGGATTTACTCCTTCTTCGTGCCCCAGAACGTGCCCGAGCTGGTGCGCATGGTGGGCCCGGAGCGCTTCAACCAGCGGCTGGAAGAAGGCTTCGCCAAAGGCTACGTGGACCTCAGCAACCAGCCCAATCTGCAGGCCCCGTTCCTATTCAACTACTCGGGCAAGCCCTGGCTCACGCAGAAATACACCCGCTACGTACTCAACAAGTTCTACAACAACTCGCCCCTGAGCGGCTGGGTGGGCGAGGAAGACGAGGGCCAGCTCTCCTCCTTCTACGTGCTGCTGGCAATGGGCCTCTTCGAGATGGACGGCGGCACCGCCGTGCGCCCCACCTACGACCTCAGCAGCCCATTATTTGACCGCGTGGTGCTGCATCTGGATAAGAAATATTACGGCGGCCACACCTTCACCATTGAGGCCAAAGACAACTCCGAAACCAACGTCTACATCCAGTCGGCCACGCTCAACGGCCAGCCGCTGAACCGACCGCTACTCGCGCACGCCGATTTGGTGAAGGGCGGGACGCTGGTGCTGCAAATGGGGCCGCAGCCGAACATGGGTTGGGGGGTAGGGCGGTAG
- a CDS encoding class I mannose-6-phosphate isomerase: MRSSNYDKYPFVPIAAAADACYLGWAAIGAVLQAALPPSGPAVLAIECYPGTDLARLRQELEPALPPPTRWVVADALYRSPAEIDAMVAGPLTDDPVFGRLNGLTVADFFAPNKLQAAQQQLRQHTDGLVIVLGTGATLVCPTPAILVYADLARWEIQLRQRRGEIANLGSDNFAEKASLKYKRAFFVDWRAADRLKKQALPRADFLLDAHDPAQPKLITGAALRAGLAAAARRPFRVVPFFDPGPWGGQWMRAVCDLPDGPANYAWCFDCVPEENSLLLGFGAARVEIPSIDLVFTHPRELLGEAVHARFGTEFPIRFDLLDTVGGGNLSLQVHPLTEYAFDHFGLPYTQDESYYMLDAEPDATVYLGLKEDIDYQAMLLDLAQAQRDPAAPFPAERYAQQFPAHRHDHFLIPAGTIHCSGAGSMVLEISATPFIFTFKLWDWNRLGLDGRPRPIHLAHGAANMQPERTTAWVARHLVNAVEPVAQGAGWREERTGLHAREFIETRRHWFTGPVPHHTGGGVNVLNLVQGAEAVIESPTGAFAPFVVHYAETFIVPAAVGEYTIRPHGPAEGTECATMKAYVRT, encoded by the coding sequence ATGCGTTCCTCCAACTACGATAAATATCCCTTCGTGCCGATAGCCGCGGCGGCCGACGCTTGTTACCTTGGCTGGGCGGCAATTGGCGCGGTGTTGCAGGCGGCCCTACCCCCCTCCGGCCCGGCAGTGCTGGCCATCGAGTGCTACCCCGGCACCGACCTGGCGCGTCTGCGCCAGGAGCTGGAGCCGGCCCTACCCCCCCCAACCCGCTGGGTGGTGGCCGATGCGCTGTACCGCTCTCCGGCCGAGATTGACGCGATGGTGGCCGGCCCGCTCACCGACGACCCGGTATTTGGCCGGCTTAACGGGCTGACGGTGGCCGATTTCTTTGCCCCCAATAAGCTGCAAGCAGCTCAGCAGCAATTGCGTCAACATACTGATGGTCTGGTAATAGTGCTGGGCACCGGGGCCACGCTTGTCTGCCCTACCCCCGCTATATTGGTGTATGCTGACCTGGCCCGCTGGGAAATCCAGCTGCGGCAGCGGCGCGGCGAAATTGCCAACCTGGGCAGCGACAACTTCGCCGAAAAAGCCAGCCTGAAGTACAAGCGCGCCTTTTTCGTGGATTGGCGGGCCGCCGACCGGCTCAAGAAGCAGGCTTTGCCCCGCGCCGACTTTTTGCTCGATGCCCACGACCCCGCGCAGCCCAAACTTATCACCGGGGCCGCCCTGCGGGCCGGGCTGGCGGCGGCGGCGCGGCGGCCGTTCCGGGTGGTGCCGTTTTTCGACCCCGGCCCCTGGGGCGGGCAGTGGATGCGCGCGGTGTGCGACCTGCCCGACGGCCCCGCCAACTACGCCTGGTGCTTCGACTGCGTGCCCGAGGAAAACAGCCTGCTGCTGGGTTTCGGTGCGGCGCGGGTCGAAATTCCAAGTATTGACCTGGTATTTACCCACCCCCGCGAGCTGCTGGGCGAGGCTGTGCACGCCCGTTTCGGCACCGAGTTTCCCATCCGCTTCGACCTGCTCGATACCGTGGGTGGCGGCAACCTCTCGCTGCAAGTCCACCCCCTCACCGAGTACGCCTTCGACCACTTCGGCCTGCCTTACACCCAGGATGAAAGCTACTATATGCTGGATGCCGAGCCGGACGCTACGGTGTATCTGGGCTTAAAGGAAGATATTGATTATCAGGCCATGCTGCTTGATTTAGCGCAAGCGCAGCGGGACCCGGCCGCACCCTTTCCGGCCGAGCGCTACGCGCAGCAATTTCCGGCCCACCGGCACGACCACTTTCTGATTCCGGCCGGCACCATTCACTGCTCCGGGGCGGGCAGCATGGTGCTGGAAATTTCGGCTACCCCCTTCATTTTTACCTTCAAGCTCTGGGACTGGAACCGCCTGGGCCTCGACGGCCGGCCCCGCCCCATTCACCTCGCCCACGGCGCGGCCAATATGCAGCCCGAGCGCACCACCGCCTGGGTAGCGCGCCACCTGGTGAACGCGGTGGAGCCCGTGGCCCAGGGTGCGGGCTGGCGCGAGGAGCGCACCGGCCTGCACGCGCGCGAATTTATCGAAACGCGCCGCCACTGGTTCACTGGCCCCGTGCCCCACCACACCGGCGGCGGCGTCAACGTGCTCAACCTGGTGCAGGGCGCGGAGGCCGTCATAGAGAGCCCGACCGGCGCGTTTGCGCCGTTCGTGGTGCATTATGCCGAGACGTTTATCGTGCCGGCGGCGGTGGGGGAATATACTATTCGGCCTCATGGCCCGGCAGAGGGCACCGAGTGCGCTACGATGAAGGCGTATGTGCGGACGTGA
- a CDS encoding DeoR/GlpR family DNA-binding transcription regulator gives MTNPLPPENPAAARAQTIVEKLLHTGTVTVDELAEQFDVSVATVRRDLVELEQRGRLRRTHGGAVPIEPLLYEPFRYNSSFHEQMDRNLAEKRRIGLAAAALIEPGETISLTAGTTTTQVTRSLRPGANVTVITNTVNVAMELSQRDDVRVFVAGGFLTGGWFSLVGAATAQALSQFFVDKVFIGVNGIDAQKGLTSLHPEEAAAIQVMLRQARRRIVVADHTKLGTVATALICPTAEVHQLITDSEATAAQLAPFREMGIEVLVV, from the coding sequence ATGACCAATCCCCTACCCCCCGAAAACCCCGCCGCCGCCCGCGCCCAAACCATCGTCGAAAAGCTGCTGCACACCGGCACCGTCACCGTGGATGAGCTGGCCGAGCAGTTCGACGTGTCGGTGGCCACCGTGCGGCGCGACCTCGTGGAATTGGAGCAGCGCGGCCGCCTGCGGCGTACCCACGGCGGGGCCGTGCCCATCGAGCCGCTGCTCTACGAGCCGTTTCGCTATAACTCCAGCTTTCACGAGCAGATGGACCGCAACCTCGCCGAAAAGCGCCGCATCGGACTGGCCGCGGCGGCGCTTATTGAGCCCGGCGAAACCATCTCGCTCACCGCCGGCACCACTACCACGCAGGTAACGCGCAGCCTGCGGCCGGGCGCCAACGTGACAGTCATCACCAACACCGTGAACGTGGCAATGGAGCTGAGCCAGCGCGACGACGTGCGGGTATTCGTGGCCGGGGGCTTTCTCACGGGCGGCTGGTTTTCGCTGGTAGGGGCAGCCACTGCGCAGGCGCTGAGCCAGTTTTTCGTGGATAAAGTCTTCATCGGCGTCAACGGCATTGACGCGCAAAAGGGCCTCACCTCACTGCATCCCGAAGAAGCGGCCGCCATTCAGGTGATGCTGCGGCAGGCCCGGCGGCGCATCGTGGTGGCCGACCATACCAAGCTCGGCACCGTGGCCACCGCCCTCATCTGCCCCACCGCCGAGGTCCACCAGCTCATCACCGACTCGGAAGCCACGGCGGCGCAGCTCGCGCCTTTTCGGGAAATGGGTATTGAGGTGCTGGTAGTTTGA
- a CDS encoding sugar porter family MFS transporter, protein MPPSHSPGPLSREAAGAAALSAPAGSTGYVYLIAAVAALGGLLFGFDTAIINGALVFLKKDFGLNDTQTELAASSILFGAVVGAAVAGWLTDRYGRRRLLFGAALLFTLSSLAAAVPRTLTEFVVARLVGGLAIGVASLLAPLYIAEVAPAPIRGKLVTLNQLAIVSGILLAYVTSYYLAGLGLVAWRWMFASAALPSSLFMFALLLVPESPRWLLGQGREAEALRTLTRLNGPIAAAAEATEIHAALAAERDESTSLFQPRLRRPLCIAVVLAVLQQVTGINTILYYGSIIFTEHSGQSAASAIGANALIGGINFAGTVVALFVIDRVGRKPLLLLASGGMALALGALVVALQLHAPGPWLLGLIMGYVACFAVGLGPGVWVVITEIFPTAVRGRAASVATVALWIACTVISFTFLSLVKAAGLAGAFGLYAVLSAFTFVFVWRGVPETKGRTLEEIERTWQ, encoded by the coding sequence ATGCCTCCTTCTCATTCGCCCGGCCCACTATCCCGCGAGGCGGCCGGCGCGGCGGCCCTTTCGGCCCCGGCCGGCTCTACTGGCTACGTGTACCTGATTGCGGCGGTGGCGGCGCTGGGCGGGCTGCTGTTCGGTTTCGACACGGCCATTATCAACGGCGCGCTGGTATTTTTGAAGAAGGATTTTGGGCTGAATGATACGCAGACTGAGTTGGCGGCCAGTAGTATCCTGTTTGGCGCGGTGGTGGGGGCGGCCGTGGCCGGCTGGCTCACTGACCGCTACGGGCGGCGGCGGCTGCTGTTTGGAGCGGCGCTGCTGTTCACGCTTTCCTCGCTGGCGGCGGCGGTGCCGCGCACGCTCACCGAGTTTGTGGTGGCGCGGCTGGTGGGCGGCCTCGCCATTGGCGTGGCCTCGCTGCTGGCCCCGCTCTACATTGCCGAAGTTGCACCGGCTCCCATTCGCGGCAAGCTGGTGACGCTCAATCAGCTGGCCATTGTATCGGGCATTCTGCTGGCCTACGTGACCAGCTACTACCTGGCGGGCCTGGGGCTGGTGGCGTGGCGCTGGATGTTTGCCTCGGCGGCGCTGCCTTCGTCGCTATTCATGTTCGCGCTGCTGCTCGTGCCCGAAAGCCCGCGCTGGCTGCTGGGCCAGGGCCGCGAAGCCGAAGCTCTGCGCACTCTCACCCGCCTCAACGGCCCGATAGCCGCCGCCGCCGAGGCCACCGAAATCCACGCCGCGCTGGCCGCCGAGCGCGACGAGTCCACCAGCCTGTTTCAGCCGCGCCTGCGCCGGCCGCTGTGCATCGCGGTGGTGCTGGCGGTGTTGCAGCAGGTGACGGGCATCAATACCATTCTGTACTACGGCTCCATTATTTTCACTGAGCACAGCGGGCAGAGCGCGGCCTCGGCCATTGGGGCCAATGCCCTGATTGGCGGCATCAACTTCGCGGGCACCGTCGTGGCCCTGTTCGTGATTGATAGGGTAGGGCGCAAGCCGCTGCTGCTGCTGGCCTCGGGCGGCATGGCGCTGGCGCTGGGGGCGCTGGTGGTGGCCCTGCAACTGCATGCGCCGGGCCCGTGGCTGCTGGGATTGATTATGGGTTACGTGGCCTGCTTCGCCGTGGGGCTGGGGCCGGGCGTGTGGGTCGTCATCACCGAAATTTTCCCCACCGCCGTGCGCGGCCGGGCCGCCTCGGTGGCCACGGTGGCGCTGTGGATAGCCTGCACGGTCATTTCCTTCACTTTCCTCTCGCTGGTAAAAGCCGCTGGGCTGGCTGGCGCGTTCGGGCTCTACGCGGTGCTGTCGGCCTTCACGTTCGTGTTCGTGTGGCGCGGCGTGCCCGAAACCAAAGGCCGCACCCTGGAGGAGATTGAGCGCACCTGGCAGTAG